In a single window of the Chitinophagaceae bacterium genome:
- a CDS encoding RNA methyltransferase, with protein sequence MISKVKIKHIQSLQEKKKRYSEKLFVVEGKKSLLEIWNSSFQIMELYVTKDFFYEIEHLQTNNIKNIFIISQNELNSISFLMKNNTGIAIVKMPESPFSLPHADEWTIFLDSISDPGNIGTIIRIADWYNIQKIYASPDTTDIFSPKVVQACMGSITRVHFFYTPLIPILGQKQCTVYGATLDGESLHNTAFQKKGILLVGNESKGISQECISFIDKKITIPKFGNAESLNVAVATGIICDAFMRS encoded by the coding sequence ATGATATCTAAGGTAAAAATAAAACACATTCAATCACTCCAAGAAAAAAAAAAACGATACTCTGAAAAACTTTTTGTGGTGGAAGGAAAAAAATCTTTATTAGAAATATGGAACTCATCCTTTCAAATAATGGAACTTTATGTGACCAAAGATTTTTTTTATGAAATAGAACATCTACAAACCAACAATATCAAAAATATTTTTATAATATCTCAAAACGAACTCAACTCCATTTCATTTTTAATGAAAAATAATACAGGTATTGCAATAGTAAAAATGCCTGAATCCCCATTTTCTTTGCCTCATGCTGATGAATGGACTATTTTTTTAGATTCTATAAGCGACCCAGGAAATATTGGAACTATTATTCGCATCGCAGATTGGTATAATATACAAAAAATATACGCATCTCCCGATACTACTGACATTTTTTCTCCAAAAGTAGTACAAGCATGTATGGGATCTATCACAAGAGTCCATTTTTTTTATACTCCATTAATACCCATATTAGGACAAAAACAATGCACTGTCTATGGAGCAACATTAGACGGCGAATCTTTACACAATACAGCATTTCAAAAAAAAGGAATACTCCTCGTTGGCAATGAATCCAAAGGCATCAGCCAAGAATGTATCTCTTTTATTGATAAAAAAATCACTATACCGAAGTTTGGAAATGCAGAATCTCTGAATGTAGCAGTTGCTACGGGAATTATTTGTGACGCTTTTATGAGATCATGA
- a CDS encoding DUF1304 domain-containing protein, whose protein sequence is MWFIIHFFICIIALFHTYIFWFEMFAWTTRGPKIFTHFSKELFSKTKAFAANQGLYNGFLVAGLVWSLCIQDVEWKSYVAYFFLVCVSIAGIFGSFTVNKKIFFVQGLPALVTLLLMILNKILSIPL, encoded by the coding sequence ATGTGGTTCATCATTCATTTTTTCATTTGCATAATAGCTTTGTTTCATACTTATATTTTTTGGTTTGAAATGTTCGCATGGACAACAAGAGGTCCAAAGATATTCACTCATTTTTCTAAGGAATTATTTTCAAAAACAAAGGCTTTTGCAGCTAATCAAGGGCTTTATAATGGTTTTTTGGTAGCAGGTTTAGTGTGGAGTTTATGCATTCAAGATGTGGAATGGAAAAGTTACGTAGCGTACTTCTTTTTAGTATGTGTTTCTATCGCCGGAATTTTCGGGTCTTTCACAGTAAATAAAAAAATATTTTTTGTGCAGGGGTTACCTGCTCTGGTGACTCTATTATTAATGATATTAAACAAGATATTATCTATTCCATTATAA
- a CDS encoding MFS transporter codes for MVLTILKKIPQPLRLRIAVGSFFFFFGMTFASWASRIPDIQTYFLLSDATLGNMLLIIPIGSLLALLSTGYLIQRFGSKRVLVSAMVCYMCLLLCIGVVKSIYILCGVLLIFGFCGNVLNISMNTQALLVQKIYGKIIIASFHGLWSLSGFVGAFIGLFMTSYSIVPAYHFFLMLCFVLSGVLLVHSFLSSDKPANSIEKKKIVFYKPDSALVKIGVIAFCGLVCEGCMFDWSGVYFRDVVKVDKELILVGYSAFLFTMAMGRFISDTITNMMGTRRMLIISGILMCSGLLLAVLFPSLVFATLGFTLVGLGSSSVVPVAYTIAGNSQKIPPSFALSLVSSIGFSGFLFGPPLIGYISHYSNLRYSFAVVAMIGGFIVLLTFFMKEKK; via the coding sequence ATGGTGCTTACTATATTGAAAAAGATACCTCAACCGCTTCGGTTACGTATAGCTGTGGGTTCTTTTTTTTTCTTTTTTGGAATGACTTTTGCAAGCTGGGCTTCTCGTATTCCTGATATTCAAACGTACTTTCTGTTGTCAGATGCAACATTAGGGAATATGCTGTTGATAATTCCTATAGGGAGTTTGCTTGCGTTGTTATCAACGGGTTATCTCATTCAGAGGTTTGGCAGTAAGCGAGTTCTTGTGTCTGCGATGGTTTGTTATATGTGTTTATTGCTCTGTATTGGGGTTGTAAAAAGTATATATATACTCTGTGGAGTGCTTTTGATATTTGGTTTTTGTGGTAATGTGTTAAATATTTCTATGAATACTCAGGCGTTGTTGGTTCAGAAAATATATGGTAAGATTATCATAGCCAGTTTTCATGGATTATGGAGTTTATCGGGTTTTGTAGGTGCTTTTATAGGGTTATTTATGACCTCATATAGTATAGTTCCTGCGTATCATTTTTTTTTGATGTTATGCTTTGTGTTATCGGGAGTACTCTTAGTGCATTCGTTTCTTTCTTCGGATAAGCCTGCCAATAGTATTGAAAAAAAGAAGATAGTATTTTATAAGCCCGATTCTGCATTGGTAAAAATAGGAGTGATAGCATTTTGTGGTTTAGTGTGTGAGGGCTGTATGTTTGATTGGAGTGGAGTGTATTTTAGAGATGTAGTAAAAGTAGATAAAGAGTTGATATTAGTGGGGTACTCTGCGTTTTTATTTACGATGGCTATGGGGAGATTTATAAGTGATACCATTACAAATATGATGGGGACAAGGCGTATGCTTATTATAAGCGGAATACTTATGTGTAGTGGTCTTCTTCTTGCAGTTCTGTTTCCGTCTTTGGTATTTGCCACTTTGGGGTTTACTTTGGTGGGTTTGGGGAGCTCTTCTGTTGTTCCTGTTGCGTATACTATTGCAGGTAATTCTCAAAAGATACCACCAAGTTTTGCTCTTTCTCTGGTTTCTTCTATTGGTTTTTCAGGTTTTTTATTTGGACCGCCCCTTATAGGCTACATTTCTCATTATAGTAATCTTCGATATTCTTTTGCTGTAGTAGCAATGATAGGAGGTTTTATAGTACTTCTTACTTTTTTCATGAAAGAGAAAAAATAA
- a CDS encoding lipase family protein — translation MQDSTLKKMLFYCFFKVKKQGVCVLISGVLLVSCEKKIEVPIYNAGDLVSFSLVGDTRTIADLTSVANLVKSVGLTFDATEIKYDVDLYTIVYKTTYKGELVDASGLVALPKNTTKAFGMFSYQHGTIVAHSEAPTQNAGNLTSEVSLVNVLSGTGFIGVIPDYIGFGASKQILHPYYVADVMAGSVVDMLKAAKKLSTDKNVIFNNKLFLVGYSEGGYVTMATHKYIEKNGLDGFQLTASFPASGGYYVKKMQEKFFTLTQYDNPFYIAFVALSYKNTYSWTNPLSDMFQEPYTSKLVSLFDGTKKSSDINKELTTSIPNLINADAIKNFDTDAKYKNMRDALVSNSLIDWTPNIPMYMYHGDADVTVFYENSVDTYNLFLSKGAKNVTLTTIPNGNHLTSVYPYINDVAAKLLMLR, via the coding sequence ATGCAAGATAGCACATTAAAAAAGATGCTTTTTTATTGTTTTTTCAAAGTAAAAAAACAAGGAGTATGTGTATTAATAAGTGGGGTTCTCTTAGTAAGCTGCGAGAAAAAGATCGAAGTCCCAATTTATAATGCAGGAGATTTAGTAAGTTTTTCTCTTGTAGGCGATACTCGTACTATTGCAGATTTAACATCGGTAGCAAATTTAGTAAAGAGTGTTGGACTCACCTTTGACGCAACAGAGATAAAATATGATGTAGATCTCTATACCATAGTTTATAAAACGACTTACAAAGGAGAACTCGTAGATGCTTCGGGGTTAGTGGCATTACCTAAAAATACAACTAAAGCATTTGGAATGTTTAGTTATCAGCATGGGACTATAGTTGCCCATTCTGAAGCTCCAACCCAAAATGCAGGGAATCTTACTTCTGAGGTATCTTTAGTAAATGTTCTTTCGGGAACGGGATTTATTGGAGTAATACCTGATTATATAGGATTTGGTGCATCGAAACAAATTTTACATCCATACTATGTGGCTGATGTAATGGCAGGTAGTGTGGTAGATATGCTGAAAGCAGCTAAAAAACTATCCACAGATAAAAACGTGATATTTAATAATAAACTATTTTTAGTTGGTTATTCCGAAGGAGGATACGTGACAATGGCTACACATAAATATATTGAAAAAAATGGATTAGATGGTTTTCAATTAACAGCATCTTTTCCAGCTTCGGGAGGGTATTATGTAAAAAAAATGCAGGAGAAATTTTTTACTCTTACCCAGTATGATAATCCATTCTATATAGCGTTTGTTGCACTTTCCTATAAAAACACGTATAGTTGGACAAATCCATTATCTGACATGTTTCAAGAACCATACACATCGAAACTCGTCTCCCTTTTTGATGGAACAAAAAAAAGTAGTGATATTAACAAGGAACTTACCACTAGTATTCCCAATCTTATTAATGCCGATGCCATTAAAAATTTTGATACCGATGCTAAATATAAAAACATGAGAGATGCTCTTGTTTCTAATAGTTTGATAGATTGGACACCGAACATTCCTATGTATATGTATCATGGGGATGCAGATGTAACTGTTTTTTATGAAAACTCTGTAGATACTTATAATCTTTTTTTAAGCAAAGGAGCAAAAAATGTCACTCTCACAACAATACCAAACGGAAATCATCTGACTTCGGTTTATCCATATATAAATGATGTAGCTGCTAAGCTATTGATGTTACGATAA